A segment of the Pseudomonas versuta genome:
TCGACCGTTTGGCGATGGTTGAGTGCGCTGTCGCCGGAGTGGCTACGCTGGTAGTGGATTCCCGGGAGCTGCAACGGGACACGCCGTCCTACACCATTGATACCCTGGAATTGATGCGGGCCGACCTTGCCGCAGATGACCAGTTGTTTTTACTGCTGGGCTGGGACGCTTTTTGCGGCCTGCCCACATGGCATCGCTGGGAGGATTTACTCCTGCATTGCCATATCCTGGTGCTACAGCGCCCGGATGCCGACAGCGAACCGCCGGATGCCTTGCGCAACCTGCTGGCAGCGCGCTCGGTAAGCGACCCGCTGGCCCTGAAGGGGCCCGGCGGACAGATTGCATTCGTCTGGCAGACGCCGCTCGCGGTATCCGCCACCCAGATCCGTCAACTGCTGGCCAGCGGTAAGTCGGTACGTTATCTGGTGCCCGACGCGGTCCTGGCCTACATCGATGCGCACGGACTTTACCGTGCGTCGAACTGAAAAGGCGCGTTTCAAGGCACGATTCAACGTGTATTGAAACGCCCGAACACATGAGCAAAACGAGTTTTTATATGACGAACAACGACGTAAACAAAGTAAAGCGCAAAGGCACAGCCAAAAGCGCACCGCTGCCGGTCAAGGTTTTCGCCGGTGAGCCGCTTAAAGGCGAAGAGCTGGTCAAGGTAGCCGTAGCTGCCCTGGAAGACGTCAAGGGTCAGGACATCCAGATCATCGACGTGCGTGACAAGCACAGCATCACCGACTTCATGATCATCGCTACCGGTACTTCGAACCGTCAGATCGGCGCGATGCTGGACAAGATTCGCGAAGCCGTCAAAGCACTGGGCGTCAAGCCGCTGGGCGAAGAAGGCAAGGGCGACAGCGACTGGGTCCTGCTGGACATGGACGACGTGATCGTTCACATGATGACTGCCAGTGCACGCCAGTTCTATGACCTGGAACGCCTGTGGTCCGGTGCAGAACAGAGCCGCGCCCTGAACGCTGCTCACCACAGCCCGGAAAACACCCACGAGCACTTCATCAAGCTCAACAAAGACCAGGAATAAGGGTTCGTTGTGCGCTTGCGTCTGATCGCTGTCGGTTCGCGTATGCCCAAGTGGGTGGAAGAGGGTTGGCATGAATATGCCAAGCGTCTGCCATCCGAGCTGGCGCTTGAACTGGTAGAAATACCGCTCAATACCCGTGGCAAGAATGCCGACGTGGCTCGTTTCATCCGTCAGGAGGGCGAGGCCATGCTGGCCAAAGTCGGCCCGGGGGAGCGAATCGTCACTCTCGAGGTCCACGGCAAGCCCTGGAGTACCGAGCAGCTGGCGGTTGAGCTCGACCGCTGGCGCCTGGACTCGCGTACGGTGAACTTCATGGTCGGTGGCCCTGAGGGGCTGGCGCCGGAAGTCTGCGCGCGCGCCGATCAGCGCTGGTCGTTGTCGCCGTTGACGTTGCCGCACCCGTTGGTACGCATTCTGATTGGTGAGCAGTTGTATCGCGCCTGGACTGTGTTGTCCGGGCACCCTTATCACAAATAGTCAGCGTCCCGAATGTCCCAGCCGATACGCCTCAAAGATCACGAGAAAGACGCCCGCCTTGTGCGTGGACGAGTCGTGGTCGGCGCAATTGTGGTGGTGGTACTGATCTGTGTCCTGCTCGCGCGTCTGTATTTTTTGCAGGTGGTGCAGTACGAGTACCACTCGACCCTGTCGGAAAACAACCGGGTGCATGTGCAGCCGATCCCACCGACCCGCGGCCTGATTTTTGACCGCAATGGTGTGGTGATCGCGGACAACCGCCCCAGCTTCAGCCTGACCATGACCCGCGAGCGTTCGGGCGATTCGCAGCAGGTCCTGGACGTTATCGTCGAAGTCCTGCAGCTCACGCCTGAAGATCGCGCGTTGTTTGAAAAGCGCATGAAGCAGGGGCGCCGGCCGTTTGAGCCGGTGCCGATTCTGTTTGAGCTGAACGAAGAGCAGATCGCCCGGATTGCCGTGAATCAGTTCCGTCTGCCCGGGGTCGAGGTGGTTGCCCAGCTGGTGCGTCATTACCCGCAGGGCGCGCACTTTGCGCACTCGGTGGGGTATATGGGGCGGATCAACGAGAAAGAGCTTAAAAGCCTCGATCCGGTCAATTACAGCGGCACCCATCACATTGGTAAAACGGGCATCGAACGCTTCTACGAAGCCGAGTTGCACGGTCAGGTGGGTTACGAAGAAGTTGAAACCAACGCCAGGGGCCGGGTGTTGCGGGTGTTGAAACGCACCGATCCGATTCCAGGCAAAGACATCGTGCTCAGCCTCGATATCAAGCTGCAAGAGGCGGCCGAAGAAGCCCTGGCCGGCCGGCGCGGGGCTGTAGTTGCACTTAACCCGATGACCGGTGAAGTACTGGCCATGGTCAGTCAGCCAAGCTTCGACCCCAACCTGTTTGTCACCGGCATCAGCTTCAAGGCGTATGCCGAGTTGCGCGATTCGATTGACCGTCCTTTGTTCAACCGCATTTTGCGCGGGCTGTATCCCCCGGGCTCGACCATCAAGCCTGCTGTGGCGATTGCCGGTCTGGACAGTGGCGTGATCAGTGCGTCGACGCGGGTCTATGATCCCGGCTATTACCAGTTGCCCAATTACGATCACAAGTACCGTAACTGGAACCGTACCGGTGATGGCTATGTCGACCTGGACACCGCGATCATGCGTTCCAACGACACCTATTTCTACGATCTGGCCCACAAGCTGGGTATCGATCGTTTGTCTTCCTACATGAACCAGTTCGGTATCGGCCAGAAAGTCTCCCTCGACATGTTCGAAGAGTCGGCCGGGCTGATGCCGTCCCGCGAGTGGAAGCGCGCTACCCGGCGTCAGGCCTGGTTCCCGGGCGAGACGCTG
Coding sequences within it:
- the nadD gene encoding nicotinate-nucleotide adenylyltransferase yields the protein MAPVIDVLPLRIGVLGGTFDPVHIGHLRGGLEVAELMQLDELRLTPNARPPHRDTPQVSALDRLAMVECAVAGVATLVVDSRELQRDTPSYTIDTLELMRADLAADDQLFLLLGWDAFCGLPTWHRWEDLLLHCHILVLQRPDADSEPPDALRNLLAARSVSDPLALKGPGGQIAFVWQTPLAVSATQIRQLLASGKSVRYLVPDAVLAYIDAHGLYRASN
- the rsfS gene encoding ribosome silencing factor, producing MTNNDVNKVKRKGTAKSAPLPVKVFAGEPLKGEELVKVAVAALEDVKGQDIQIIDVRDKHSITDFMIIATGTSNRQIGAMLDKIREAVKALGVKPLGEEGKGDSDWVLLDMDDVIVHMMTASARQFYDLERLWSGAEQSRALNAAHHSPENTHEHFIKLNKDQE
- the rlmH gene encoding 23S rRNA (pseudouridine(1915)-N(3))-methyltransferase RlmH, with amino-acid sequence MRLRLIAVGSRMPKWVEEGWHEYAKRLPSELALELVEIPLNTRGKNADVARFIRQEGEAMLAKVGPGERIVTLEVHGKPWSTEQLAVELDRWRLDSRTVNFMVGGPEGLAPEVCARADQRWSLSPLTLPHPLVRILIGEQLYRAWTVLSGHPYHK
- the mrdA gene encoding penicillin-binding protein 2, with amino-acid sequence MSQPIRLKDHEKDARLVRGRVVVGAIVVVVLICVLLARLYFLQVVQYEYHSTLSENNRVHVQPIPPTRGLIFDRNGVVIADNRPSFSLTMTRERSGDSQQVLDVIVEVLQLTPEDRALFEKRMKQGRRPFEPVPILFELNEEQIARIAVNQFRLPGVEVVAQLVRHYPQGAHFAHSVGYMGRINEKELKSLDPVNYSGTHHIGKTGIERFYEAELHGQVGYEEVETNARGRVLRVLKRTDPIPGKDIVLSLDIKLQEAAEEALAGRRGAVVALNPMTGEVLAMVSQPSFDPNLFVTGISFKAYAELRDSIDRPLFNRILRGLYPPGSTIKPAVAIAGLDSGVISASTRVYDPGYYQLPNYDHKYRNWNRTGDGYVDLDTAIMRSNDTYFYDLAHKLGIDRLSSYMNQFGIGQKVSLDMFEESAGLMPSREWKRATRRQAWFPGETLILGIGQGYMQSTPLQLAQATALIASKGKWIRPHLAKTIEGVAPVDPNPMPDIVLRDPSSWAKVNHGMQQVVHGARGTARVAGVGAQYLIAGKSGTAQVVAIKQGEKYDRSKVQERHRDHALFVGFAPANNPQITVSVMIENGEAGSRVASPVVRKVMDAWLLDADGKLKPEYASPIKAEVTAND